In Fodinibius saliphilus, a genomic segment contains:
- a CDS encoding acyl-CoA dehydrogenase family protein: MDFSEFIDHYKKRLHKLFNVEKNIDKLSLNRGLPQDIFDKVMDCKPLSVFIPEEYGGRGAETHEALSMLQASSYESLPLSLMMGINGALFLQPVVNYGSNEVKQPIFDRFLKENNMGGLMITEPDFGSDALHMETSFRKVKNDTDTCFQVSGTKHWAGLTGAADFWLITARKENGSGLGRDIGFFIHDSRRGGIEVEEYYKNLGLYMLPYGRNKINITVPEEYKLQPTSIGIKMMLDVLHRSRLQFPGMGLGFLKRMLDEAVNHCKERYVGGQSLFNYEQVKKRLNRLQSSFTVCSAMCAFTSENVPITKNVSNMDLTANAIKTYTTDLMQQASQSLLQLMGAKGYRLDHIAGRSLVDSRPFQIFEGSNDILYQQISESVIKQMRKLKSKNLYKFLSEFKLTQRSADYFTDILDFKIDYQLGQDRLVELGRILSRVISLEFTLRLDEKGFNKGLINNAIRILRDDVERMVSTFTHYNNPDVVENYEESSSWLEAITPEYAHR, encoded by the coding sequence ATGGACTTTTCTGAATTTATCGACCATTATAAGAAACGACTCCACAAGCTGTTCAATGTTGAGAAGAATATTGATAAGCTGAGTCTTAACCGTGGTTTGCCCCAAGACATATTTGACAAGGTAATGGACTGCAAACCTTTAAGTGTTTTCATTCCCGAAGAGTATGGTGGGCGCGGTGCCGAAACACATGAAGCACTTTCAATGTTACAGGCAAGCTCATACGAATCGCTTCCCTTATCTTTAATGATGGGAATTAATGGGGCTCTTTTTTTACAACCTGTTGTTAATTATGGCTCTAATGAAGTTAAACAACCTATTTTTGACCGTTTTTTAAAGGAAAATAATATGGGCGGTTTAATGATTACAGAACCTGATTTTGGCTCTGATGCTTTGCATATGGAAACCTCTTTCAGGAAGGTTAAAAATGATACTGACACTTGTTTTCAGGTATCAGGCACTAAACATTGGGCCGGTCTAACTGGAGCAGCTGATTTTTGGTTAATAACAGCTCGAAAAGAAAATGGAAGTGGTTTAGGTCGTGATATTGGTTTTTTCATTCATGACAGCCGACGCGGGGGTATAGAAGTAGAGGAGTATTACAAAAACTTAGGGCTCTACATGTTACCCTATGGACGTAATAAAATAAATATTACCGTTCCTGAAGAATACAAGTTACAGCCTACCTCAATCGGAATTAAGATGATGTTAGATGTTCTCCACCGAAGCCGTTTGCAGTTCCCAGGTATGGGACTTGGTTTCCTCAAGCGTATGTTAGATGAGGCGGTGAATCATTGCAAAGAACGCTATGTGGGAGGGCAGAGCCTATTTAATTATGAACAGGTTAAAAAGCGTCTTAACAGGCTACAATCCTCTTTTACAGTATGTTCTGCGATGTGTGCTTTTACGAGTGAGAATGTTCCTATTACCAAGAATGTGTCTAATATGGATTTAACGGCTAATGCTATCAAGACATATACGACAGATTTAATGCAACAAGCGTCTCAATCCTTACTTCAGCTTATGGGAGCAAAAGGGTATAGGCTTGATCATATAGCCGGGCGGTCTCTGGTTGATAGTCGACCATTCCAGATTTTTGAAGGGTCCAATGATATTTTATACCAACAGATATCAGAGTCAGTAATTAAACAAATGAGAAAATTAAAATCTAAAAATCTGTATAAGTTTTTAAGTGAATTCAAACTAACACAACGTTCTGCTGATTATTTTACTGATATATTGGACTTCAAGATTGATTATCAGTTGGGACAAGATAGACTTGTTGAACTCGGACGTATATTAAGCCGTGTGATCTCTTTAGAATTCACTCTTAGATTAGATGAAAAAGGTTTTAATAAAGGATTA